The Microbacterium sp. SORGH_AS_0862 genome has a segment encoding these proteins:
- a CDS encoding ROK family protein: MRVGLDVGGTKTDAVVVDARDRVLASVRLATLWGPVGVVETVADAVAALGAMAGIDAAQFSSVGIGMPGQVRPGSGRVTHALNLGVADLDVAAAVAPRLGLPVHVENDVKAAALGAAALDRPGASLAFLNLGTGVAAGIVLGGRLWRGAGGSAGEVGHISIDPAGPLCRCGGRGCIEALAGGAAIADRWGRPAALPVRDVFDAADAGDALATVIRRDLARAVAAAVRILVLTADVERVVIGGGLTALADRMVPEVRVELERSAAASPFLRSLRLPDRMQVLPAGSPVAAIGAAIGGGTTIEQEVSARG, translated from the coding sequence ATGAGGGTCGGACTCGACGTCGGCGGCACGAAGACGGATGCGGTGGTCGTCGACGCCCGGGATCGGGTGCTCGCCTCCGTGCGGCTCGCGACCCTGTGGGGTCCGGTGGGCGTGGTGGAGACCGTCGCCGATGCCGTCGCCGCCCTCGGTGCCATGGCGGGCATCGACGCCGCGCAGTTCTCGTCGGTCGGAATCGGAATGCCGGGACAGGTGCGTCCGGGGTCGGGTCGTGTGACGCACGCACTCAACCTCGGCGTCGCGGATCTCGATGTCGCCGCCGCCGTGGCGCCTCGATTGGGGCTGCCCGTGCACGTCGAGAACGACGTGAAGGCGGCAGCCCTCGGAGCCGCGGCGCTGGATCGGCCCGGAGCGAGCCTGGCGTTCTTGAACCTCGGCACCGGCGTCGCAGCCGGCATCGTTCTGGGCGGGCGGCTCTGGCGCGGCGCCGGCGGGTCCGCCGGCGAGGTCGGCCACATCAGCATCGATCCCGCCGGACCGCTGTGCCGTTGCGGAGGTCGTGGATGCATCGAGGCGCTCGCCGGGGGAGCGGCGATCGCCGACCGCTGGGGACGCCCCGCAGCCCTCCCGGTGCGTGACGTCTTCGACGCCGCGGACGCGGGTGATGCCCTCGCGACGGTCATCCGTCGCGATCTGGCCCGCGCGGTCGCAGCGGCCGTGCGCATCCTCGTGCTGACGGCCGACGTGGAACGGGTCGTCATCGGGGGAGGACTCACCGCGCTCGCCGACCGGATGGTGCCGGAGGTGCGCGTCGAACTGGAGCGCAGCGCCGCCGCATCCCCGTTCCTGCGCTCGCTCCGGCTCCCGGACCGGATGCAGGTGCTGCCGGCGGGGTCGCC
- a CDS encoding carbohydrate ABC transporter permease, producing MTTRARTRTGRVLLNLCALVVIVCAVFPVYWMINTSLLPASAVRGATPHFWPDQFTLRNYATALGEGGFLGALGTSVTVTGITLVAALLFAFLAAVALSRFRFRSRKSIVVAILVVQMIPAEAMIISTFRVLDGWALVNTIAGLSLVYIAIVLPFTIWTLRGFVAGVPAELEEAAMIDGCSRTGAFWRVTFPLLAPGLVATGVFAFIQAWNEFVFALVILTRPDPQTLPIWLRAFVQVTKATDWSVVMAASTLMALPVVAFFLIVQHRMTGGLVSGAVKG from the coding sequence ATGACCACGCGAGCACGCACCCGTACCGGTCGGGTCCTGCTGAACCTCTGCGCCCTGGTGGTGATCGTGTGCGCGGTGTTCCCCGTGTACTGGATGATCAACACCTCGCTGCTGCCCGCATCCGCCGTGCGCGGCGCGACGCCGCACTTCTGGCCCGACCAGTTCACGCTGCGCAACTACGCCACGGCGCTGGGTGAGGGCGGCTTCCTCGGCGCGCTCGGCACCTCGGTGACCGTGACGGGCATCACCCTCGTCGCAGCTCTGCTGTTCGCGTTCCTCGCGGCCGTCGCGCTCTCGCGCTTCCGGTTCCGCAGCCGCAAGAGCATCGTCGTCGCGATCCTCGTCGTGCAGATGATCCCCGCGGAAGCCATGATCATCTCCACGTTCCGCGTGCTGGACGGCTGGGCCCTGGTCAACACGATCGCCGGCCTCAGCCTCGTCTACATCGCGATCGTGCTTCCGTTCACGATCTGGACGCTCCGCGGATTCGTGGCGGGAGTGCCCGCGGAGCTGGAGGAGGCGGCGATGATCGACGGCTGCAGCCGCACGGGCGCGTTCTGGCGGGTCACGTTCCCGCTGCTCGCCCCTGGCCTCGTCGCCACCGGTGTGTTCGCGTTCATCCAGGCCTGGAACGAGTTCGTGTTCGCGCTCGTCATCCTCACCCGTCCCGACCCGCAGACCCTGCCCATCTGGCTGCGTGCGTTCGTGCAGGTGACGAAGGCGACCGATTGGTCCGTCGTCATGGCCGCATCCACCCTGATGGCCTTGCCGGTCGTCGCGTTCTTCCTGATCGTGCAGCATCGCATGACCGGGGGACTGGTCTCGGGCGCGGTGAAGGGATGA
- a CDS encoding carbohydrate ABC transporter permease, with translation MAVATELPVGTVAVSGPPPAPRRRRRRALTPLLLLSPALVMLAVFIGWPLVQMVVMSFQEFGRAQIFGAPPSFVGLDNYIAVLTDSGFWQVLARSVALCVVCVAATMVLGVLVALLMTKLGRVMRTAVSVALLLAWAMPALTATIVWGWIFDTQYGLVNYALTQLTGTDWTGHSWLIDPISFFAVAAIIITWGAIPFVAFSVYAGLGQVPDEVLEAAQLDGAGAFSRFRLIVFPYLRSILIVLLILQVIWDLRVFAQIYALQTIGGVRADTNTIGVYIYSVSMASGDLGSGGAISVILVVIMLVISGYYIRSMLRQEEA, from the coding sequence GTGGCCGTCGCCACCGAGCTGCCCGTCGGCACCGTCGCCGTGTCCGGGCCTCCCCCCGCCCCGCGGCGCCGCCGTCGCCGCGCGCTCACCCCGCTTCTGCTCCTGTCGCCCGCTCTCGTCATGCTCGCCGTGTTCATCGGCTGGCCGCTCGTGCAGATGGTCGTCATGTCGTTCCAGGAGTTCGGCCGGGCGCAGATCTTCGGTGCCCCGCCGTCCTTCGTCGGGCTCGACAACTACATCGCGGTCCTGACGGATTCGGGATTCTGGCAGGTGCTCGCGCGCAGCGTGGCGCTCTGCGTGGTCTGCGTCGCGGCGACCATGGTGCTGGGCGTCCTCGTCGCGCTGCTCATGACGAAGCTCGGGCGCGTCATGCGCACCGCCGTCTCGGTCGCACTCCTGCTCGCCTGGGCGATGCCCGCGCTGACCGCCACGATCGTCTGGGGCTGGATCTTCGACACCCAGTACGGCCTCGTCAACTACGCACTCACCCAGCTGACCGGTACCGACTGGACCGGACACAGCTGGCTCATCGATCCGATCAGCTTCTTCGCCGTGGCGGCCATCATCATCACATGGGGCGCGATCCCCTTCGTCGCCTTCTCGGTGTACGCCGGACTCGGGCAGGTGCCCGACGAGGTCCTCGAAGCCGCCCAGCTGGACGGAGCGGGTGCCTTCTCGCGCTTCCGTCTCATCGTCTTCCCCTACCTGCGCTCGATCCTCATCGTGCTGTTGATCCTCCAGGTCATCTGGGACCTGCGCGTGTTCGCGCAGATCTACGCCCTGCAGACGATCGGAGGCGTCCGCGCGGACACCAACACCATCGGCGTGTACATCTACAGCGTCTCGATGGCCTCCGGCGACCTCGGCTCCGGCGGCGCGATCTCGGTCATCCTCGTGGTGATCATGCTCGTGATCTCGGGCTACTACATCCGCTCGATGCTCCGTCAGGAGGAGGCATGA
- a CDS encoding extracellular solute-binding protein has translation MKKFLPAVALMGASAIALAGCAGTGGGSSSGGSAEIRVWLVGTDTPQDARDYLVKTFEDQNPGSTLVIEEQQWTGLVDKLTTSLSSNDSPDVVEMGNTQAPAFTSSGALLSLADIEDELGGSDLLPGFVEAGSWDGDLYAAPYYSGSRVVFYNTAQYAQAGVSVPTTLDEYVSNGVTLAAALPGVSGVYFPGKDWYNGLPFIWENGGEIAVQASDGSWDAQLSSPESIAGLEQVQELMTKASLAPKDGDETEGWVPFRTQQSATYSAPSWAYWSIVADEDKQATAVAETTGEFALPGAKGGAAQVFAGGSNVGIAAKSKNPELAKSALEIMLSDEYQTILAEAGLVPAKTSLGDKVAAATPELASVIASAAANAKLTPASPNWADVEAKGIMQDLFVNIAGGGDIASLAAAADEQIESILNG, from the coding sequence ATGAAGAAGTTCCTCCCAGCCGTCGCCCTGATGGGCGCATCGGCGATTGCGCTTGCCGGATGCGCGGGGACAGGAGGCGGCTCGTCGAGCGGCGGCAGCGCGGAGATCCGTGTCTGGCTCGTCGGAACCGACACCCCTCAGGATGCCCGCGACTATCTCGTGAAGACGTTCGAGGACCAGAATCCGGGTTCCACGCTGGTCATCGAGGAGCAGCAGTGGACCGGACTCGTCGACAAGCTCACCACGAGCCTGTCGTCCAACGACAGCCCCGACGTGGTCGAGATGGGCAACACCCAGGCTCCGGCGTTCACCTCGAGCGGAGCACTGCTGAGCCTGGCCGACATCGAGGACGAACTCGGCGGCTCGGACCTGCTGCCCGGATTCGTCGAAGCGGGCAGCTGGGACGGTGACCTGTACGCCGCGCCCTACTACTCGGGCTCCCGGGTCGTCTTCTACAACACGGCGCAGTACGCGCAGGCCGGTGTCTCGGTGCCCACGACCCTCGACGAGTACGTGTCGAACGGCGTGACCCTCGCGGCGGCCCTCCCCGGTGTCTCGGGCGTCTACTTCCCCGGTAAGGACTGGTATAACGGCCTGCCCTTCATCTGGGAGAACGGCGGCGAGATCGCCGTGCAGGCGAGCGACGGCAGCTGGGACGCCCAGTTGTCCAGCCCGGAGTCGATCGCCGGCCTCGAACAGGTGCAGGAGCTGATGACGAAGGCGTCTCTGGCGCCGAAGGACGGCGACGAGACCGAGGGATGGGTGCCTTTCCGCACCCAGCAGTCCGCGACATACTCCGCGCCCAGCTGGGCGTATTGGTCGATCGTCGCCGATGAGGACAAGCAGGCGACGGCGGTCGCCGAGACGACCGGCGAGTTCGCCCTCCCCGGTGCCAAGGGTGGGGCGGCGCAGGTCTTCGCCGGCGGCTCCAACGTCGGCATCGCGGCCAAGTCGAAGAACCCCGAGCTGGCGAAGTCGGCGCTGGAGATCATGCTGAGCGACGAGTACCAGACGATCCTGGCCGAGGCGGGTCTCGTCCCCGCGAAGACCTCGCTGGGTGACAAGGTCGCCGCCGCCACGCCGGAGCTCGCCTCGGTGATCGCGTCGGCTGCGGCCAACGCCAAGCTCACGCCGGCATCGCCGAACTGGGCGGATGTGGAGGCGAAGGGCATCATGCAGGACCTGTTCGTCAACATCGCCGGCGGGGGCGACATCGCCTCGCTCGCGGCTGCCGCCGATGAGCAGATCGAGTCCATCCTCAACGGCTGA
- a CDS encoding ROK family transcriptional regulator — MTASEVQRGASLSEPAHTHTTSRVGAFAPGRALRAGVKVLPEHARGHNRSLVLQTLFHRGAMSRADLSRETGLTRVTISDLVAELIGDGFVVEKGMREGSRPGKPAMLVDVDRAGHRIVGLDLSGSDVFIGAVLTLDGDIVARAETPHPAAASEVLAAVISLAERLVADAKAPVLGVGVGTPGVIDDRGTVLTAPNMGWAGFDLEGVLSEALGLEVLVANDANAAVLAEYTFGGSGDDVLLVKVGSGVGSGLLAGGQPMRGSRFAAGEIGHVTVGTDGGPLCACGKVGCLEAWLSVPALTARADAAAPSERDTVLRDAGERLGIALAPVVGALDLSEIVLSGPPELLGGVLAQATAEALRTRTLAPFHEGVRVRMTEQGQDIVLRGAAVMVLSATLGVS; from the coding sequence ATGACTGCATCGGAAGTGCAGCGCGGCGCTTCTCTCTCGGAGCCCGCGCACACCCACACGACCTCTCGTGTCGGCGCCTTCGCCCCCGGCCGCGCGCTGCGCGCCGGAGTGAAGGTCCTGCCCGAGCACGCGCGCGGACACAACCGCTCGCTCGTGCTGCAGACGCTCTTCCACCGGGGAGCGATGAGCCGCGCCGACCTGTCGCGGGAGACCGGGCTCACCCGTGTCACGATCTCGGACCTCGTGGCCGAGCTGATCGGTGATGGATTCGTGGTCGAGAAGGGGATGCGCGAGGGCAGCCGCCCCGGCAAGCCGGCCATGCTCGTCGACGTCGACCGCGCCGGTCACCGCATCGTCGGGCTGGACCTCTCCGGCAGCGATGTCTTCATCGGTGCGGTGCTCACGCTCGACGGCGACATCGTCGCGCGCGCCGAGACCCCGCATCCCGCCGCCGCATCCGAGGTTCTGGCGGCCGTCATCTCGCTCGCCGAGCGGCTGGTGGCGGACGCGAAGGCGCCCGTGCTCGGCGTCGGGGTCGGTACTCCCGGCGTGATCGACGATCGCGGCACCGTGCTCACGGCGCCCAACATGGGGTGGGCCGGATTCGATCTCGAGGGCGTGCTGAGCGAGGCGCTCGGGCTCGAGGTGCTCGTCGCCAACGACGCGAACGCCGCCGTGCTGGCGGAGTACACCTTCGGCGGCTCCGGCGACGACGTACTCCTGGTGAAGGTCGGCAGCGGTGTCGGATCGGGCCTGCTCGCGGGCGGCCAGCCGATGCGCGGCAGCCGCTTCGCCGCGGGTGAGATCGGTCACGTGACCGTCGGCACCGACGGCGGTCCGCTCTGCGCGTGCGGCAAGGTGGGCTGCCTCGAAGCGTGGCTCTCCGTCCCGGCCCTGACGGCCAGAGCGGATGCGGCCGCCCCGAGCGAGCGCGACACGGTCCTTCGGGACGCCGGAGAGCGCCTCGGTATCGCGCTCGCCCCCGTCGTGGGTGCGCTCGACCTGTCGGAGATCGTTCTCTCCGGCCCCCCTGAACTCCTCGGCGGTGTGCTTGCGCAGGCCACCGCCGAGGCCCTCCGCACGCGGACACTCGCCCCCTTCCACGAGGGCGTCCGGGTGCGGATGACGGAGCAGGGCCAGGACATCGTCCTGCGCGGTGCGGCCGTCATGGTGCTGTCGGCGACGCTCGGCGTCTCCTGA
- a CDS encoding L,D-transpeptidase family protein, whose translation MTDLVTGPHAQNDTAADETDAGSGDGTTPVYAWAPEEPKPRKRHLGLWIGIPSGVLAVAAVTASLVLIAPGTAVAGVPIGGMTVGGAADALTSRLAGATVVLNTPDGDVTVTGAELGASIDARTIAEQAFDAHPLWNVTQWNSEPLVADVTLDPAIATEALREAAPGAYTDPTDATVTFDAASASYVSTPAAAGEGIDLEQVRTALAEAFSSGGDRITIDASIVPVDAAVTTADAETSVARLNGILDTIGFYVGDERTVPVDRALAASWLKLGTEDGKLTLSADADAIQKTVDTLGPLVDRAPVDATVVTNAAGEVLRDLTPGAVGRTLGDTSQVADDFAAQLAAGDAAYQLPVTEAPFTTTALHRYSDVNLSTQRATFYENGQVVNSWPISSGLGANATPTGEFTVFAHVRMQDMGCTPTSTYCTKDVPWVTYFAPDIGFHGTYWHNNFGHPMSHGCINMPIDQAAWAYEFLSKGSEVSVHY comes from the coding sequence GTGACGGATCTGGTAACCGGACCGCACGCACAGAACGACACGGCGGCGGACGAGACCGACGCCGGGTCCGGCGACGGCACGACGCCCGTCTACGCGTGGGCCCCCGAAGAGCCCAAGCCGCGCAAGCGCCACCTCGGCCTCTGGATCGGCATCCCCTCCGGCGTCCTCGCGGTGGCCGCCGTCACGGCGTCGCTCGTGCTCATCGCCCCCGGGACCGCCGTCGCCGGCGTTCCCATCGGCGGCATGACCGTCGGCGGCGCCGCCGACGCACTGACCTCCCGCCTCGCCGGCGCCACCGTCGTGCTGAACACCCCCGACGGCGACGTCACCGTCACCGGCGCCGAGCTCGGCGCATCGATCGACGCGCGCACGATCGCCGAGCAGGCCTTCGACGCCCACCCCCTCTGGAACGTGACCCAGTGGAACTCCGAGCCGCTCGTCGCCGACGTGACGCTCGATCCTGCGATCGCCACCGAGGCGCTTCGCGAGGCGGCTCCCGGCGCCTACACCGACCCCACCGACGCGACGGTCACGTTCGATGCGGCCAGCGCCTCCTACGTCTCCACCCCCGCAGCGGCCGGAGAAGGCATCGACCTCGAGCAGGTGCGCACCGCCCTCGCCGAGGCCTTCTCATCGGGCGGGGATCGCATCACGATCGACGCGTCCATCGTGCCGGTGGACGCCGCCGTGACGACAGCGGATGCCGAGACGTCGGTCGCGCGGCTGAACGGCATCCTCGACACGATCGGCTTCTACGTCGGCGACGAGCGCACCGTCCCCGTGGACCGCGCACTGGCCGCATCCTGGCTGAAGCTCGGAACCGAAGACGGAAAGCTCACCCTCTCGGCCGATGCCGACGCGATCCAGAAGACCGTCGACACGCTGGGTCCGCTCGTCGACCGCGCGCCCGTCGACGCCACCGTCGTCACGAACGCCGCGGGCGAGGTACTTCGCGACCTCACGCCGGGCGCGGTGGGGCGCACGCTCGGCGACACCTCCCAGGTGGCCGACGACTTCGCCGCTCAGCTCGCCGCCGGCGACGCGGCGTACCAGCTGCCCGTGACCGAAGCGCCGTTCACGACGACCGCCCTCCACCGCTACTCCGACGTCAACCTCAGCACGCAGCGGGCCACCTTCTACGAGAACGGTCAGGTCGTGAACAGCTGGCCGATCTCCTCGGGTCTCGGCGCGAACGCCACGCCGACGGGCGAGTTCACCGTCTTCGCCCACGTGCGCATGCAGGACATGGGCTGCACGCCCACGTCGACGTACTGCACGAAGGACGTCCCGTGGGTCACGTACTTCGCCCCCGACATCGGCTTCCACGGCACCTACTGGCACAACAACTTCGGCCACCCGATGAGCCACGGCTGCATCAACATGCCGATCGATCAGGCGGCCTGGGCCTACGAGTTCCTCTCCAAGGGGTCCGAGGTCTCAGTCCACTACTGA
- a CDS encoding NADP-dependent isocitrate dehydrogenase has translation MPDSTIIYTHTDEAPALATASFLPIVRAVAGQAGVEIATRDISLAGRILAAFPQRLTPEQLVGDALAELGALATLPEANIIKLPNISASIPQLKAAIAELQAQGYDIPNYPDEPNGVEEESVRARYDKIKGSAVNPVLREGNSDRRAPGAVKSYARKHPHRNKAFTEGSKTRVATLGHDDFRSNEISWVSPDDDTLTIRHVDADGTETVLKSGLKVLPGEIVDATFLSAAALDAFLAETLATAKADDVLYSVHLKATMMKVSDPIIFGHVVKAFFADVFARYGDELAAAGLTANDGLGAILSGLAGLEKGGEIAAAFEQAISSGPRLSYVNSDKGITNLHVPSDVIVDASMPALIRNGGKLWGVDGGEDDTLAVIPDSSYAGVYQAVIEDVIAHGPLDPATIGTVPNVGLMAQAAEEYGSHDKTFEIAAAGVVQVVTSEGEVVLESAVSSGDIWRATQTKDIAVRDWVKLAVTRARATGVPAVFWLDEGRAHDAQLIAKVRTYLAEYDTEGLQIEILAPTDATLFSLERLRAGQDTISVTGNVLRDYLTDLFPILEVGTSAKMLSIVPLLAGGGLFETGAGGSAPKHVQQLLAEDYLRWDSLGEFFALAASFEHFATFTGNVRAQVLADTLDAATGTFLENDKSPGRALGTIDNRGSHFYLALYWVQELAAQSADAELARAFAPIAQELAAAEETIVAELLAVQGKPVDIGGYYHPSPRLVEEVMRPSATLNRIIDAI, from the coding sequence GTGCCTGATTCCACGATCATCTACACGCACACCGACGAGGCTCCGGCGCTCGCCACCGCATCCTTCCTTCCCATCGTCCGCGCCGTCGCCGGCCAGGCGGGGGTGGAGATCGCGACGCGCGACATCTCGCTCGCCGGTCGCATCCTCGCAGCCTTCCCGCAGCGGCTCACCCCCGAGCAGCTCGTCGGCGACGCGCTCGCTGAACTCGGCGCGCTCGCGACGCTGCCGGAGGCGAACATCATCAAGCTGCCGAACATCTCGGCATCGATCCCGCAGCTGAAGGCCGCCATCGCCGAGCTGCAGGCGCAGGGCTACGACATCCCGAACTACCCCGACGAGCCGAACGGCGTCGAAGAGGAGAGCGTCCGCGCACGCTACGACAAGATCAAGGGCTCGGCGGTCAACCCGGTGCTCCGCGAGGGCAACAGCGATCGCCGCGCCCCGGGTGCGGTGAAGAGCTACGCGCGCAAGCACCCGCACCGCAACAAGGCGTTCACCGAGGGGTCGAAGACCCGCGTCGCGACCCTGGGCCACGACGACTTCCGCTCGAACGAGATCTCCTGGGTCTCGCCCGACGACGACACCCTCACCATCCGCCACGTGGATGCGGACGGCACCGAGACCGTGCTGAAGTCCGGCCTCAAGGTGCTCCCGGGCGAGATCGTGGACGCCACGTTCCTGTCGGCGGCCGCGCTGGACGCCTTCCTCGCCGAGACGCTGGCGACGGCCAAGGCCGACGATGTGCTGTACTCCGTGCACCTCAAGGCGACGATGATGAAGGTCAGCGACCCGATCATCTTCGGCCACGTCGTGAAGGCGTTCTTCGCCGATGTGTTCGCCCGCTACGGCGACGAGCTCGCCGCGGCGGGGCTCACCGCCAACGACGGCCTCGGCGCGATCCTCTCCGGGCTCGCCGGCCTCGAGAAGGGCGGCGAGATCGCCGCCGCGTTCGAGCAGGCGATCTCCTCGGGGCCGCGCCTGTCCTACGTCAACTCCGACAAGGGCATCACGAACCTGCACGTGCCCTCCGACGTGATCGTCGACGCGTCCATGCCGGCGCTGATCCGCAACGGCGGCAAGCTGTGGGGCGTCGACGGCGGCGAGGACGACACGCTCGCGGTCATCCCCGATTCCTCCTATGCCGGCGTCTACCAGGCCGTGATCGAGGACGTCATCGCGCACGGCCCGCTCGACCCCGCCACGATCGGCACCGTCCCGAACGTGGGACTCATGGCGCAGGCGGCCGAGGAGTACGGCAGCCACGACAAGACGTTCGAGATCGCCGCCGCGGGCGTCGTTCAGGTCGTCACCTCCGAAGGTGAGGTCGTGCTCGAGAGCGCGGTCTCGTCCGGCGACATCTGGCGGGCCACCCAGACCAAGGACATCGCCGTGCGCGACTGGGTGAAGCTCGCCGTCACCCGCGCTCGCGCCACCGGCGTGCCCGCCGTCTTCTGGCTCGATGAGGGCCGCGCGCACGACGCGCAGCTCATCGCCAAGGTGCGCACCTACCTCGCCGAGTACGACACCGAGGGCCTGCAGATCGAGATCCTCGCGCCGACGGACGCGACGCTGTTCTCGCTCGAGCGCCTGCGCGCAGGGCAGGACACCATCTCGGTGACCGGCAACGTCCTGCGCGACTACCTGACGGATCTGTTCCCGATCCTCGAGGTCGGCACGAGCGCCAAGATGCTCTCGATCGTCCCGCTGCTCGCCGGCGGCGGACTGTTCGAGACGGGCGCCGGCGGCTCCGCGCCCAAGCATGTGCAGCAGCTGCTCGCCGAGGACTACCTCCGCTGGGACTCGCTGGGCGAGTTCTTCGCGCTCGCCGCATCCTTCGAGCACTTCGCGACCTTCACCGGCAACGTCCGCGCGCAGGTTCTCGCGGACACGCTGGACGCCGCCACCGGCACCTTCCTCGAGAACGACAAGTCGCCCGGCCGCGCCCTCGGCACGATCGACAACCGCGGCAGCCACTTCTACCTCGCGCTCTACTGGGTGCAGGAGCTCGCCGCGCAGTCGGCGGATGCGGAGCTGGCCCGCGCGTTCGCGCCGATCGCTCAGGAGCTCGCCGCAGCCGAGGAGACGATCGTCGCCGAGCTGCTCGCGGTGCAGGGCAAGCCCGTCGACATCGGCGGCTACTACCACCCGAGCCCGCGTCTGGTCGAAGAGGTCATGCGTCCGTCCGCGACGCTGAACCGCATCATCGACGCGATCTGA
- a CDS encoding N-acetyltransferase yields the protein MTELRLEELSAATIVAVNNMSLKPGQEQFLAPVSYGVAATVIDPRTSWQRVVLAGDDVVGFVSANFDEHETQEWFRSVLWRINVDADDQGQGIGRFAIEGLMNEARERGMDHVDVIYEAGEGGPEAFFRRVGFEPVGETEFGEVVARISL from the coding sequence ATGACCGAACTGCGCCTCGAAGAGCTGTCGGCCGCGACGATCGTCGCCGTGAACAACATGTCGCTCAAACCCGGGCAGGAACAGTTCCTCGCCCCGGTGAGCTACGGGGTCGCGGCGACCGTGATCGACCCGCGCACCAGCTGGCAGCGCGTCGTGCTCGCCGGCGACGACGTCGTCGGGTTCGTCAGCGCGAACTTCGACGAGCACGAGACGCAGGAGTGGTTCCGCTCCGTCCTGTGGCGCATCAACGTCGACGCCGACGACCAGGGCCAGGGCATCGGCCGCTTCGCGATCGAAGGTCTCATGAACGAGGCGCGCGAGCGCGGCATGGACCATGTCGACGTCATCTACGAGGCGGGCGAGGGCGGTCCCGAGGCGTTCTTCCGCCGGGTCGGCTTCGAGCCTGTCGGCGAGACCGAGTTCGGCGAGGTCGTCGCCCGCATCTCGCTCTGA
- a CDS encoding endonuclease domain-containing protein, with protein MSLTPWLAAQGGLAHRAVAAEAGFGVRAVRAEAAAGRIRIVRRSWIATSSAPPDLLAAAQAGARLACVSVARHRGWWLPPLLVDRPHLHLRPHAASDGVPADAVAHWSIPLAPPAAHSLLESTEDALRHIARCLSPEAARVVWESAVRTEGISLDTLRRVRWRSPEAVALALEVRGLSDSGLETQVIVRLSPWGVPMTQQAVVAGRRVDILIGERLVVQIDGYTHHRTSAQRGKDIAHDAELRLRGFTVLRFDYAQVVYDWPSVERTIARAIAAGLHLAR; from the coding sequence ATGTCCCTCACTCCCTGGCTCGCCGCACAGGGCGGGCTCGCCCATCGCGCGGTCGCCGCCGAGGCCGGATTCGGCGTGCGCGCCGTCCGCGCCGAGGCTGCCGCCGGCCGCATCCGCATCGTCCGGAGGTCCTGGATCGCCACATCGTCCGCACCGCCGGACCTGCTGGCTGCAGCGCAGGCGGGAGCACGACTGGCGTGCGTCTCGGTCGCTCGGCATCGCGGCTGGTGGCTGCCGCCCCTGCTCGTCGATCGGCCCCACCTGCATCTACGGCCCCACGCCGCATCCGACGGCGTGCCCGCGGATGCGGTCGCCCACTGGAGCATTCCACTCGCCCCACCGGCGGCGCATAGTCTGCTCGAGTCGACCGAGGACGCGCTGCGCCATATCGCACGCTGCCTGTCCCCCGAGGCCGCGCGGGTCGTATGGGAGTCGGCGGTCCGCACGGAAGGGATCTCCCTGGACACGCTGCGACGGGTGCGCTGGCGTTCCCCCGAGGCCGTCGCGCTCGCGCTCGAGGTCCGCGGCCTTTCCGACTCCGGCCTCGAAACGCAGGTCATCGTGCGGCTGAGTCCTTGGGGCGTACCCATGACGCAGCAGGCGGTCGTGGCGGGCCGCCGCGTCGACATCCTGATCGGCGAGCGCCTGGTCGTGCAGATCGACGGCTACACCCATCACCGTACGTCCGCACAGCGGGGCAAGGACATCGCCCACGATGCCGAACTGCGCCTGCGCGGGTTCACCGTGCTGCGCTTCGACTATGCGCAGGTCGTGTACGACTGGCCGAGCGTCGAGCGCACGATCGCGCGCGCCATCGCCGCCGGCCTCCACCTCGCCCGTTGA